In Nocardia sputorum, a single genomic region encodes these proteins:
- a CDS encoding DUF1772 domain-containing protein, with the protein MRIAERTLLARAFALLPAGLLAGAFGYGAVNVLYAFRRVPLDVRFTFHTALMSVNGVVMQSLMGLTILSTLVLAIRSTGRSRMLAATASVLAVAAFLITRLGNVPINQKIKVWAISGPPADYAEILGRWEAFHFARTACALVAFLLVVATTLLPGKEARP; encoded by the coding sequence ATGAGGATTGCCGAAAGAACGCTTCTCGCACGGGCATTCGCGCTGCTTCCCGCTGGATTGCTCGCCGGAGCGTTCGGCTATGGGGCAGTCAACGTGCTCTACGCGTTCCGCAGAGTCCCACTGGACGTGCGCTTCACCTTCCACACCGCGCTGATGAGCGTGAACGGTGTGGTCATGCAATCCCTGATGGGCCTGACCATTCTCAGCACGCTGGTGCTCGCCATCCGCTCCACCGGACGATCGCGCATGCTCGCCGCCACAGCGAGCGTGCTCGCCGTAGCGGCCTTCCTCATCACCCGCCTCGGCAATGTCCCGATCAACCAGAAGATCAAGGTATGGGCGATCAGCGGCCCCCCGGCCGACTACGCCGAAATCCTCGGCCGCTGGGAGGCATTCCACTTCGCGCGCACCGCGTGCGCGCTGGTCGCCTTCCTCCTCGTCGTGGCGACGACGCTGCTCCCCGGGAAAGAAGCCCGCCCATGA
- a CDS encoding MarR family winged helix-turn-helix transcriptional regulator produces MDDNELFDDPRLTTMGLFFEAYAGVVAKLEPVWKAHGLSGLDVNALLRLSRSPGRRLRMSELAVQTALSTSGVTRLVDRLARGELVVRELDPGDRRGAYAVLTEAGGVRLAQVLPDYLAAVDRWFVRLLTPEQLAALSEALRIIRDTSNPEATFRMD; encoded by the coding sequence ATGGACGACAACGAGCTGTTCGACGATCCGCGCCTGACGACGATGGGCCTGTTCTTCGAGGCGTACGCCGGCGTGGTCGCCAAGCTGGAGCCGGTGTGGAAGGCGCACGGTCTGTCCGGACTGGATGTGAATGCCCTGCTGCGGCTGAGCCGTTCGCCGGGGCGGCGGCTGCGCATGTCGGAGCTGGCGGTGCAGACCGCGCTGTCCACCAGCGGCGTCACCCGGCTGGTCGATCGCCTGGCGCGCGGCGAGCTGGTGGTGCGCGAGCTGGATCCGGGGGATCGGCGGGGTGCCTACGCGGTGCTCACCGAGGCAGGTGGGGTGCGGCTCGCGCAGGTGCTGCCGGACTATCTCGCCGCCGTCGACCGCTGGTTCGTCCGGTTGCTCACGCCCGAGCAGCTCGCGGCGTTGTCCGAAGCGCTGCGCATCATCCGGGACACGTCCAACCCGGAGGCCACCTTCCGCATGGACTGA
- a CDS encoding RidA family protein has product MTITHINPETLHSSPAFTQVVRVSAAADTIYVGGQNGVDATGRVVGPGVAEQTRQALANLQTCLAAAGASIEHVVKWTILVREGESMQEGFAAFSEVWGGRPNPPAITVVQVAGFAVPGAVCEIEAVAAVPA; this is encoded by the coding sequence ATGACGATCACGCACATCAATCCCGAAACCCTGCACAGCAGCCCGGCTTTCACCCAGGTCGTCCGGGTGTCGGCCGCGGCGGACACCATCTATGTGGGCGGACAGAACGGCGTCGACGCCACCGGTCGCGTGGTCGGTCCCGGCGTGGCCGAACAGACCCGCCAAGCCCTGGCCAATCTGCAGACCTGCCTGGCCGCCGCGGGCGCGTCGATCGAGCACGTGGTGAAGTGGACCATTCTGGTCCGCGAAGGCGAATCGATGCAGGAGGGATTCGCCGCGTTCAGCGAGGTGTGGGGCGGCCGCCCGAACCCGCCGGCGATCACCGTCGTGCAGGTGGCGGGGTTCGCGGTGCCGGGCGCGGTGTGCGAGATCGAAGCCGTCGCCGCCGTTCCGGCCTGA
- a CDS encoding urea amidolyase associated protein UAAP2 — protein sequence MTTARAIVLDETVPARSPWSAVVRAGEYLEIIDLHGNQAVDCLLYSAADHSDRYSAQATIAAQRNIFLTTGSVLRTDAGTALMTVVADEVGNHDTIAGACSQESNTLRYGHHTRHQHACVENFLTEALRWGLGKRDLVSNINWFMNVPVEADGTLGIVDGLSAPGKRVTLRAEIDTLVLVSNCPQINNPCNGFDPTPVRMVVSR from the coding sequence ATGACCACGGCCCGCGCCATCGTGCTCGACGAGACCGTCCCCGCCCGCTCGCCGTGGTCGGCGGTGGTCCGGGCGGGCGAGTACCTGGAGATCATCGATCTGCACGGCAACCAGGCGGTCGACTGCCTGCTGTACTCGGCGGCCGACCACTCCGACCGCTACAGCGCGCAGGCCACGATCGCCGCGCAGCGCAACATCTTCCTCACCACCGGCAGCGTGCTGCGGACCGACGCGGGGACGGCGCTGATGACCGTGGTGGCCGACGAGGTAGGCAACCACGACACCATCGCGGGCGCCTGCTCGCAGGAGTCCAACACGCTGCGCTACGGCCACCACACCCGCCACCAGCACGCCTGCGTGGAGAACTTCCTCACCGAAGCCCTGCGGTGGGGGCTGGGCAAACGCGACCTGGTATCGAACATCAACTGGTTCATGAACGTTCCGGTCGAGGCCGACGGCACGCTCGGCATCGTGGACGGATTGTCCGCGCCGGGCAAGCGGGTCACGCTGCGGGCCGAGATCGACACGCTGGTGCTGGTCTCGAACTGCCCGCAGATCAACAACCCGTGCAACGGCTTCGATCCGACGCCGGTGCGCATGGTGGTGTCGCGATGA
- a CDS encoding 5-oxoprolinase/urea amidolyase family protein: MTVAALPVAGTAQAEPLRPGRVEVVRPGMLTTVQDWPGRVGYWHVGVPPSGPMDDLSFRLGNRALGNEEGAAGLECTLGGPALRFTAPAWVCVTGAPAEVTVDGVAVAQWRTVRVPAGGVLDVGAVRGPGMRCYVLIAGGIDVPEYLGSAAAFTLGRFGGGTGGALRTGASLALGAHHGRVATAVPMDEQPVLTRRWELAVTEGPHGAPEFFTRADFETVVGTDYEVHFNSDRTGVRLIGPKPEWARTDGGEAGLHPSNIHDTPYSVGALDFTGDTPILLGPDGPSLGGFVCPVTVVAADRWKLGQLSPGDRVRFVPVRGDRAASIRELGPARRAAWPTVLSTGGDGDDGVLRRAEVDDETAVTYRRAGDDGVLVEYGAMTLDLGLRARVHALHQHLLAAGVRGVTELTPGIRSLQIRVDPHVLSVPVLLDLLAESEAQLPASDRLVVPSRVVHLPLSWDDPSTREAITRYMHGVRADAPWCPWNIEFIRRMNGLASVSDVYDTVFGAEYLVLGLGDVYLGAPVATPTDPRHRLVTTKYNPARTWTPENAVGIGGAYLCIYGMEGPGGYQFVGRTTQVWNHRAGAAPGVSPGADRTASGAETPWLLRYFDRIRWYPVEAEELLDLRADFAAGDVRVRAEDGEFRLADYRAFLAENAASIEAFRAKQAEAFTAERNSWRSAGELSG, encoded by the coding sequence ATGACCGTCGCCGCGCTACCGGTCGCCGGGACGGCGCAGGCCGAACCGTTGCGACCGGGCAGAGTCGAGGTGGTTCGCCCCGGCATGCTCACCACCGTGCAGGACTGGCCGGGCCGGGTCGGGTACTGGCACGTCGGTGTGCCGCCGTCGGGACCAATGGACGATCTGTCCTTCCGTCTGGGCAACCGCGCGCTCGGCAACGAGGAGGGCGCGGCCGGACTGGAATGCACCCTCGGCGGCCCCGCGCTGCGGTTCACCGCGCCCGCCTGGGTCTGCGTCACCGGCGCACCGGCGGAGGTGACCGTGGACGGTGTCGCGGTGGCGCAGTGGCGGACGGTGCGCGTGCCCGCGGGTGGGGTGCTGGACGTCGGCGCGGTGCGCGGGCCTGGCATGCGTTGCTACGTGCTGATCGCGGGCGGCATCGACGTGCCCGAATACCTCGGCAGCGCCGCCGCCTTCACGCTCGGCCGTTTCGGCGGCGGCACCGGCGGCGCGCTGCGCACCGGTGCGTCGCTGGCGCTGGGCGCGCACCACGGCCGGGTCGCCACCGCCGTGCCGATGGACGAACAGCCCGTGCTCACCCGCCGCTGGGAACTCGCGGTCACCGAGGGCCCGCACGGCGCGCCGGAGTTCTTCACCCGCGCCGACTTCGAGACCGTCGTCGGCACCGATTACGAGGTGCACTTCAACTCCGACCGCACCGGCGTCCGGCTGATCGGGCCGAAGCCGGAATGGGCCCGCACCGACGGCGGCGAGGCGGGACTGCACCCGTCCAATATCCACGACACCCCGTATTCGGTCGGCGCGCTGGACTTCACCGGCGACACGCCCATCCTGCTGGGTCCGGACGGGCCGAGTCTCGGCGGCTTCGTCTGCCCGGTCACCGTCGTGGCGGCCGACCGCTGGAAGCTCGGTCAGCTGTCCCCCGGTGATCGCGTGCGGTTCGTGCCGGTGCGCGGTGACCGCGCCGCCTCGATCCGGGAGCTCGGCCCCGCGCGCCGCGCCGCGTGGCCGACGGTGCTTTCCACGGGCGGCGACGGCGACGACGGGGTGCTGCGCCGCGCGGAGGTCGACGACGAGACCGCGGTGACCTACCGGCGCGCGGGTGACGACGGCGTGCTCGTCGAGTACGGCGCCATGACTCTGGATCTCGGCCTGCGCGCCCGCGTGCACGCCCTGCACCAGCACCTGCTCGCCGCGGGGGTGCGCGGCGTGACCGAGCTGACCCCCGGCATCCGCTCGTTGCAGATCCGGGTCGACCCGCACGTGCTGTCCGTGCCCGTACTGCTCGACCTGCTCGCCGAGTCGGAGGCGCAGCTGCCCGCCTCCGACCGGCTCGTGGTGCCCAGCCGGGTGGTCCATCTGCCGCTGTCCTGGGACGACCCCTCCACCCGCGAGGCGATCACCCGCTACATGCACGGCGTGCGCGCCGACGCGCCCTGGTGCCCATGGAACATCGAGTTCATCCGCCGCATGAACGGCTTGGCTTCGGTCTCCGACGTCTACGACACCGTGTTCGGGGCCGAGTACCTGGTTCTCGGCCTCGGCGACGTCTACCTCGGCGCGCCGGTCGCCACCCCCACCGATCCGCGGCACCGGCTGGTGACCACGAAGTACAACCCCGCCCGCACCTGGACGCCGGAGAACGCGGTCGGCATCGGCGGCGCGTACCTGTGTATCTACGGGATGGAGGGGCCGGGCGGTTATCAATTCGTCGGGCGCACCACCCAGGTGTGGAATCACCGGGCCGGCGCGGCGCCGGGGGTCTCCCCTGGGGCCGACCGCACCGCGTCAGGAGCCGAAACGCCGTGGCTGTTGCGTTATTTCGACCGTATTCGCTGGTATCCCGTCGAGGCGGAGGAACTCCTCGACCTGCGCGCCGATTTCGCGGCGGGCGACGTACGGGTGCGGGCCGAGGACGGCGAATTCCGCCTGGCGGACTACCGGGCCTTTCTGGCCGAGAACGCCGCGTCCATCGAGGCATTCCGCGCGAAGCAGGCCGAAGCCTTCACCGCCGAACGCAATTCCTGGCGCTCGGCGGGCGAGTTGTCGGGATGA
- a CDS encoding amino acid permease, translated as MATTLAPTPPPDLTGDGADLARFGYQPVLHRKLGRYASFAAGFSFVSILTTIFQFFGFGYSFGGAAFFWTWPIVFAGQFLVALNFAELAARYPISGCIYQWSRRLGGELVGWFAGWMMIIAQIVTAAAAAIALQVVLPSIWSGFQLVGTDTALTSPSGATNAVLLGSILLVITTLINVLGIDLMARINSIGVTVEIVGVLAIIALFFTTAERGPGVVLRTDQAAPGPYWAAFLVSGLMAAYVMVGFDSAGELSEETKNPRRVAPRTILTALSVSALGGGLMLLGALMAAPSLSDGALASDGLAYVLTAKLDSPAGKVLLGCVAVAITVCTLAIQTAGSRLMFSMARDGKLPFAARLAAVHPRYGTPVLPAVVIGALGIGLLVLNVGNAAIFATLASVCIVTLYLAYLLVTVPLLVRRITGLPDPGTDARLFGLGRFGIPVNALAVVWGVAMVVNLAWPRAEVYAPDGGGWWMLWAAPLFVLLVLAIGVLVHRFVVGWSRTVASAEPAPQPA; from the coding sequence ATGGCCACCACGCTCGCCCCGACACCGCCGCCCGATCTCACCGGCGACGGCGCCGACCTCGCCCGGTTCGGCTACCAGCCCGTTCTGCACCGCAAACTCGGCCGCTACGCCTCCTTCGCGGCCGGCTTCTCCTTCGTCTCCATCCTGACCACGATCTTCCAGTTCTTCGGCTTCGGCTATTCGTTCGGCGGAGCCGCCTTCTTCTGGACCTGGCCGATCGTGTTCGCCGGACAGTTCCTCGTCGCGCTCAACTTCGCCGAACTGGCCGCGCGCTACCCGATCTCGGGGTGCATCTACCAGTGGTCGCGACGGCTGGGCGGTGAACTCGTCGGCTGGTTCGCGGGCTGGATGATGATCATCGCGCAGATCGTGACGGCCGCCGCGGCGGCGATCGCGCTCCAGGTGGTGCTGCCCTCGATCTGGAGCGGATTCCAGCTCGTCGGCACGGACACCGCGCTCACCTCGCCGTCCGGCGCGACCAACGCCGTGCTGCTGGGCAGCATCCTGCTCGTGATCACCACGCTGATCAACGTCCTCGGCATCGACCTGATGGCGCGGATCAATTCGATCGGCGTCACCGTCGAGATCGTCGGCGTGCTCGCCATCATCGCGCTGTTCTTCACCACCGCCGAGCGCGGGCCCGGCGTGGTGCTGCGGACCGACCAGGCCGCGCCGGGTCCCTACTGGGCCGCGTTCCTGGTGTCCGGGCTCATGGCGGCTTACGTCATGGTCGGATTCGATTCCGCGGGCGAGCTTTCCGAGGAGACCAAGAACCCGCGCCGGGTCGCCCCGCGCACCATTCTCACCGCGCTGTCGGTCTCGGCGCTGGGCGGCGGGCTGATGCTGCTGGGCGCGCTGATGGCCGCGCCGAGCCTGTCCGACGGCGCGCTGGCCTCCGACGGCCTGGCCTACGTGCTCACCGCGAAGCTGGACAGCCCGGCGGGCAAGGTGCTGCTCGGCTGCGTGGCGGTCGCGATCACCGTGTGCACCCTGGCGATCCAGACCGCGGGCTCGCGGCTGATGTTCTCCATGGCGCGCGACGGGAAGCTGCCGTTCGCGGCCCGGCTCGCCGCGGTGCACCCGCGTTACGGCACGCCGGTGCTGCCCGCCGTCGTGATCGGCGCGCTCGGCATCGGCCTGCTGGTGCTCAATGTCGGCAACGCCGCGATCTTCGCGACGCTCGCGAGCGTCTGCATCGTGACGCTGTATCTGGCCTACCTGCTGGTGACGGTGCCGCTGCTGGTCCGCCGGATCACCGGTCTGCCCGACCCGGGCACCGACGCGCGGCTGTTCGGCCTGGGGCGGTTCGGCATTCCGGTCAACGCGCTCGCCGTGGTCTGGGGCGTCGCGATGGTGGTGAACCTGGCCTGGCCACGGGCCGAGGTCTACGCCCCGGACGGCGGCGGCTGGTGGATGCTCTGGGCCGCACCGCTTTTCGTGTTGCTGGTGCTCGCCATCGGCGTCCTCGTACACCGCTTCGTGGTCGGCTGGTCGCGCACCGTCGCGAGCGCCGAGCCCGCGCCGCAACCGGCCTGA
- a CDS encoding TetR/AcrR family transcriptional regulator — MPRPRSLTTADLATAALAVLDREGLPALTMRAVAKELGMATMALYRYVRDRDELEVLVADQVFAAIDTALPEGSDWRERATALMTNIRDGFSAHPAAVPIVLRRRQSSVESLRVMEAMLAVLTEGGFTGRARVIAQRTLVAFLIGYLQNKHYAPLRGQGTIVLADLPPERYPHLTQTAGQAKNMSADDEFRGGVEIMLRGLQP, encoded by the coding sequence GTGCCTCGCCCCCGTTCGCTGACCACCGCCGATCTCGCCACGGCGGCCCTCGCGGTGCTCGATCGCGAAGGGTTGCCCGCGCTGACCATGCGCGCGGTGGCCAAGGAACTGGGCATGGCCACCATGGCCCTGTACCGCTACGTCCGCGACCGCGACGAACTGGAGGTGCTGGTGGCGGACCAGGTGTTCGCCGCGATCGACACGGCGCTGCCGGAGGGAAGCGACTGGCGTGAGCGCGCGACGGCACTGATGACGAACATCCGGGACGGGTTCTCGGCCCACCCGGCCGCCGTGCCGATCGTGCTGCGGCGCCGGCAGTCGTCGGTCGAATCGCTGCGCGTGATGGAAGCGATGCTCGCGGTGCTCACCGAGGGGGGTTTCACCGGTCGCGCCCGCGTCATCGCCCAGCGCACGCTGGTCGCCTTCCTGATCGGCTACCTCCAGAACAAGCACTACGCGCCGCTGCGTGGACAGGGGACGATCGTGCTGGCCGACTTGCCCCCGGAGCGGTACCCGCATCTGACGCAGACCGCGGGTCAGGCCAAGAACATGTCGGCCGACGACGAATTCCGCGGTGGCGTCGAGATCATGCTGCGCGGGCTCCAGCCCTAG
- a CDS encoding DUF1989 domain-containing protein gives MTSTADTSGARAHARAQAAAAAIATPALPVEMDAGRITFAQRIPAGGYANIALGRGTRVRLSDPDGAACAHLLLVRTDAPWERLNVADTVKVPWQAYLSGGHPLLSDQGRVLATVLADTSGHHDALCGPTDQARHSLRLAGAKHGLEPRDIGPTVSFFRGVRVERDGALVSTGSAAAGSSVDLLVHLPVTVLVANSAHPLDDRPATDLDFVAWSAPEDLAAPGNDDPEYQRAVQNTEQAWAAALTLEAIS, from the coding sequence GTGACAAGCACTGCGGATACCTCCGGCGCGCGAGCGCACGCACGGGCGCAGGCCGCGGCGGCGGCGATCGCGACGCCCGCGCTGCCCGTCGAGATGGACGCCGGGCGAATCACCTTCGCGCAGCGGATCCCAGCGGGCGGATACGCGAACATCGCGCTCGGGCGCGGCACCCGCGTCCGACTGTCCGATCCCGACGGCGCGGCCTGCGCGCACCTGCTGCTGGTGCGCACCGACGCGCCCTGGGAGCGCCTGAACGTCGCCGATACGGTCAAGGTGCCGTGGCAGGCGTACCTGAGCGGCGGTCACCCGTTGCTGTCGGACCAGGGCCGTGTGCTGGCCACCGTGCTCGCCGACACCTCCGGCCACCACGACGCGCTCTGCGGGCCGACCGACCAGGCCCGTCACTCGCTGCGCCTCGCGGGCGCCAAGCACGGCCTGGAACCCCGGGACATCGGGCCGACGGTCTCGTTCTTCCGCGGTGTGCGCGTGGAGCGGGACGGCGCTCTCGTCTCGACCGGCAGCGCCGCCGCGGGCTCCTCCGTCGATCTGCTCGTGCACCTGCCGGTCACCGTGCTGGTCGCCAACTCCGCGCACCCGCTCGACGACCGGCCCGCGACGGACCTCGACTTCGTCGCATGGTCCGCGCCGGAAGACCTCGCCGCACCCGGCAACGACGACCCGGAATACCAGCGGGCCGTGCAGAACACCGAACAAGCCTGGGCGGCCGCCCTGACCCTGGAGGCAATCTCATGA
- a CDS encoding CGNR zinc finger domain-containing protein gives MQSRASLPPDLRRRFRTGRAALDLVHTGGEGEFAAWEIVHTVADLRRFLAVILELDELDAAESDLPTMRTLRAAITGAAYGLAAGTALRPADVAAINAVAAQPPLIPELRLDGSVGYARPTAAAALSTLARDAVDLFTGPLSGRIRVCAADDCGLLFVDASRPGRRRWCSMDRCGNLSKVRRYRGQE, from the coding sequence ATGCAATCCCGCGCCAGCCTGCCACCCGATCTGCGCCGCCGCTTCCGCACCGGACGCGCCGCCCTCGACCTCGTGCACACCGGTGGTGAGGGCGAGTTCGCGGCGTGGGAGATCGTGCACACCGTCGCGGACCTGCGCCGCTTCCTGGCGGTGATCCTCGAACTGGACGAGCTGGACGCCGCCGAATCGGATCTGCCGACGATGCGGACCCTGCGGGCCGCGATCACCGGCGCGGCATACGGCCTCGCAGCCGGAACAGCGTTGCGCCCGGCGGACGTCGCGGCGATCAACGCCGTCGCCGCACAGCCCCCGCTGATCCCGGAACTGCGGCTCGACGGCAGCGTGGGGTATGCCCGACCGACGGCGGCCGCGGCCTTGTCCACGCTCGCCCGGGATGCCGTCGACCTGTTCACCGGCCCGCTGTCCGGCCGCATCCGCGTCTGCGCCGCCGACGATTGCGGCCTGCTGTTCGTCGACGCGTCGCGTCCCGGCCGCCGCCGCTGGTGCTCGATGGACCGCTGCGGCAACCTCAGCAAGGTCCGCCGCTACCGCGGACAGGAGTGA
- a CDS encoding SDR family oxidoreductase, with the protein MTAKVLVTGGTGTLGREVLPLLREAGADVRVLSRAERPAHDGVEFVAGDLLRDRGIDAAVAGVGTIVHLAGDAKGDDVATANLLRAASAAGVGHIVYISVTAAELLPLTYFRAKFAAEQAVAASGIPYTTLRAAQFHDFVPKLVDTMLKSPVLPILGGVRLQPVHVREVAARLAELTVGAPAGRVPDLVGPEILGMRELVRDYLATLGKKRALLTMPLPGKAGRVYRAGENLITDGADIGKLTWPTT; encoded by the coding sequence ATGACCGCGAAGGTTCTGGTCACCGGCGGCACCGGCACCCTGGGCCGCGAGGTGCTGCCCCTGCTGCGCGAAGCGGGCGCCGACGTGCGCGTGCTGAGCCGCGCCGAACGCCCCGCGCACGACGGCGTCGAGTTCGTCGCGGGAGACCTACTGCGCGACAGGGGCATCGATGCGGCGGTGGCGGGTGTCGGCACCATCGTGCACCTGGCGGGCGACGCGAAGGGCGACGACGTGGCCACCGCGAATCTGCTGCGGGCGGCATCGGCCGCCGGCGTCGGGCACATCGTCTACATCTCGGTGACCGCCGCCGAGCTGCTTCCGCTGACCTACTTCCGCGCGAAGTTCGCCGCCGAGCAGGCCGTGGCCGCGTCGGGCATTCCCTACACCACGCTGCGCGCGGCGCAGTTCCACGACTTCGTGCCGAAGCTGGTGGACACGATGCTGAAATCGCCGGTGCTGCCGATTCTGGGCGGGGTGCGCCTACAGCCGGTGCACGTGCGCGAGGTAGCCGCGCGACTGGCGGAGCTGACCGTGGGCGCGCCCGCCGGACGGGTGCCGGATCTGGTCGGACCCGAGATCCTCGGCATGCGCGAGCTGGTCCGGGACTACCTGGCGACGCTGGGCAAGAAGCGCGCGCTGCTGACCATGCCGCTGCCGGGCAAGGCGGGCCGGGTATACCGCGCGGGCGAGAACCTGATCACCGACGGAGCCGACATCGGCAAGCTGACCTGGCCCACTACTTGA
- a CDS encoding GDSL-type esterase/lipase family protein, whose protein sequence is MSSTAWIAGFRTAVIRPDEQIKFAESRAFRDQTVRQVLHLAGGGSHVRIGLTNRYGTAPLTVGAARVALRKTGSEIVAETDTALRFGGAEQVVVPAGGEVFSDPVQLAVSAGTDLALSLYLPGPTEVATFSHQPAETAYIADGDVTSEAALVTVEEVPVRFYVAGVDVLAPAGTPVAVAFGDSWFEGVGTTLGANRRSVDVLNARLDRGWVVNQGIAGNRLLTDQVGESGLARFDRDVLDVPGVTSVLINFGINDLSLGGMLGQPPATAEELIAGFTALARRAHAAGLTVHAATIGPYAGVIYDGLHVDAAQPARLRVNEWLRGTDVFDSVFDVARAVEDPQRPGFIRPEFDSGDGMHLNDAGARAMAETIDVTALSVDDRAARAGARAA, encoded by the coding sequence ATGTCGTCGACCGCCTGGATCGCCGGATTCCGCACCGCCGTGATCCGCCCGGACGAGCAGATCAAGTTCGCCGAGTCGCGCGCCTTCCGCGATCAGACAGTGCGCCAGGTCCTGCACCTGGCGGGCGGCGGTTCGCACGTGCGAATCGGGCTGACCAACCGCTATGGCACGGCGCCGTTGACGGTCGGCGCGGCACGAGTCGCCTTGCGCAAAACGGGCAGTGAGATCGTCGCCGAGACCGACACCGCGCTCCGGTTCGGCGGCGCCGAGCAGGTCGTCGTCCCGGCAGGCGGTGAAGTGTTCAGCGACCCGGTGCAGCTGGCCGTCTCCGCCGGAACGGATCTGGCGTTGAGCCTGTACCTGCCCGGGCCCACCGAGGTGGCGACCTTCTCGCACCAGCCCGCCGAAACCGCGTACATAGCGGACGGCGACGTCACCTCCGAGGCCGCGCTCGTCACGGTCGAGGAGGTCCCCGTGCGGTTCTACGTGGCCGGCGTCGACGTGCTCGCGCCCGCGGGAACCCCGGTGGCCGTGGCGTTCGGTGACTCCTGGTTCGAAGGCGTCGGCACCACACTCGGCGCCAACCGGCGGTCGGTGGACGTCCTCAACGCGCGGCTGGACCGCGGCTGGGTGGTCAACCAGGGCATCGCGGGCAACCGGCTGCTGACCGACCAGGTGGGCGAGTCCGGCCTGGCGCGCTTCGACCGCGATGTGCTGGACGTTCCCGGCGTGACCAGCGTGCTGATCAACTTCGGCATCAACGATCTGAGCCTGGGCGGCATGCTCGGGCAGCCACCGGCGACCGCAGAGGAACTGATCGCGGGCTTCACGGCCCTCGCGCGGCGGGCCCACGCGGCAGGGCTCACCGTCCACGCAGCGACGATCGGCCCCTACGCCGGCGTCATCTACGACGGCCTGCACGTCGACGCCGCGCAGCCCGCCCGTCTGCGGGTGAACGAGTGGCTGCGCGGCACCGATGTCTTCGACTCGGTGTTCGACGTGGCGCGGGCGGTGGAGGACCCGCAGCGTCCCGGCTTCATCCGTCCCGAGTTCGACAGCGGCGACGGCATGCACCTCAACGACGCCGGGGCTCGGGCGATGGCCGAAACCATCGACGTGACAGCGCTTTCGGTGGACGACCGCGCCGCTAGGGCTGGAGCCCGCGCAGCATGA
- a CDS encoding peroxiredoxin-like family protein: protein MSLPTAVPDRTLATVSGARIPVPDPDRLIHLQFRRFAGCPVCNLHLRSIVTRHAEITAAGVREVVVFHSSAAELRKYTAELPLDVIADPERKLYREFGVETSPRALLDPRGWPAILRGVTHDAYATLRRRQTAPPTAPEGGSLGLPADFLISPDGRVLAAKYGTHVYDQWSVDELLALVPAERHA from the coding sequence ATGTCGCTGCCGACCGCTGTCCCGGACCGGACGCTGGCCACCGTCTCCGGTGCGCGGATCCCGGTGCCGGACCCGGATCGCCTGATCCACCTGCAATTCCGGCGGTTCGCCGGATGCCCGGTGTGCAACCTGCACCTACGCTCGATCGTCACGCGTCACGCGGAGATCACCGCCGCGGGCGTCCGCGAAGTCGTCGTGTTCCACTCCAGCGCGGCGGAATTGCGCAAGTACACCGCAGAACTGCCGCTGGACGTGATCGCCGATCCGGAGCGGAAGCTCTACCGCGAATTCGGCGTCGAGACCTCGCCCCGCGCGTTGCTCGACCCGCGCGGCTGGCCCGCCATCCTGCGCGGCGTGACCCACGATGCCTACGCGACGCTGCGCCGCAGGCAGACCGCCCCGCCCACCGCACCCGAGGGCGGCAGTCTCGGATTGCCCGCCGATTTCCTGATCTCCCCCGACGGACGCGTGCTCGCCGCGAAGTACGGCACGCATGTGTACGACCAGTGGTCGGTCGACGAACTCCTCGCGCTCGTTCCGGCGGAGCGTCACGCATGA